DNA from Fusarium musae strain F31 chromosome 7, whole genome shotgun sequence:
CCGTCAAGAACGTTCTCGAAAACGGGGCTAAGCTCAGAAACGGATCAGGAAGACCTCTTGTGCTGTCTTCCTCAAAACCCAGGCTGGTGTCGTTGGCCCACTTGACGTCCTGTTCCTCTGTTTCAAACTTGAAGAGGCCGCCGACGGGACCAAATGTTTCCTCTTTGGCCATCTGCATATCTTGTGTCATTCCAGTAAGAACCACTGGCTCCATGAACTGGCTGGTGTTTCTTGCAAGCTATGTGTTTACCAGGAACTCAGACCATTTGTGGAGGTTGTTCGAGAATCTGGAGGCAGGCATGATTGGCTTAGTAAGTAGCAGCAGTCTATCCCAATGCTACTGTCCACGAGAAACTGACATACTTTAGAATACAGGAAATGGCTCTGCGGCAGAAAGTCCCTTCGGAGGCATCAAGCAGTCTGGCTACGGAAAGGAAAGCGGCAAAGATGTTGCTGTGGCAGAGTATCTTGTTGAGAAAACTGGGACTTTGACAGTCATGTGATAGATGGGTGGCGAAGAATAATGTGAAGTGCTAGATTTAGGTCGCGTATTCATATGTTTTCTATATTATCTAGGATTTAAACGAATATAATACATGAAAAGGCGTACTTGATGGTCTAGAGGTCTCGTAAGATGGGCGGAATTCCTGTTCCGTTTGGTATGGCACATGATGACATTGTCGTGATGTGGTGTTAAATGAGGAGGACTGCGGGAAGTTAGAACATTGCTTTTGTACGAACTTCGTGTTACATGATACAGCTCAACTATGGACTTATACACGGGTCCATAAGGATGCAAGTTTGAGTAACATGGTCCTTATCTATATTCGGAGCCTTCTAACTAAGAAATTCACTCCCAGCAAAGTCTCCCAAAGCCGTAACTTCCTCCAAGCACTGAGCAATAACATGTAGAGCTTTGACCAGATCCTCCTCTGTAATTGTCAAAGGTGGGCTAAATCTCAAACGATCCGCACCAATACCGACAAGGACACCGTGATGAGCAGCGAGAGCCTGGACTCGTCGGGGGGTTACGCCCGGTTCACTCTGATCGAGAACCAAAGATTGAAAAAGCGCGATTCCTCGAAGCTCTTTTACATGTGGCGGGTTAAGCTCCTTGATCGTCTTCTCCAGGACTCTTCCAAGACGTTCAGAACGCTCCGAGAtcttctcgtcttccagGACATCTAGCGTAGCGAGAGCAGCCGAGAGAGCAATAGGAGAAGCTCCAAACGTTGAAAGAACTTCGTTTTTGCTTAGCAAATCCATAACATGCTTCTTGCCCATAATGAAGGACATGGGGTAGTATCCTATAGCAGATTAGCCAACAATGATAATTATGAGTAATTGGAACTTGGCCAACCTCCCGTGATGCCCTTGGCCATTGTCACCATATCAGGCTCAAGCTCCGGTTCGTGGTGAAAGGAAAGGTCTTTTCCCGTTCGGCCATACCCAGCCTGGATCTCGTCATAAATCAAGAGGACATTATGCTTTCTGCATAATCCTTGTGCACCTTTCAAGTAGCCCTTGGGAGGAACAATTGTTCTGATTGAACAGTCAGCGATTGGGCACTCGATTTGACTGTTCGTTTGGTACTAACCCCGCCCAGCCTTGGACAGGCTCAACGAAAAGCGCAGCAATCCTTTCGCCATCCTCCTCAAATACTTTCTCAAAGCTTCTTAAATCCCCAAAAGGAATAAGTTTACCACTTGTAGGAGCGTAAGATCCAATGTTGGGAGATGTTGTCCGAAATCTGCGTTCCATGAGTTTCAGCACAGGAAGTTGTGAGTTAGGGCTGGTGAAACTAACGTTTGTGGGAAACTGTGGCCATGGGCATGGTAGACAGGGTCAGGCCGTGGTAGCATTGATCTACCGTGAGAACATGAGCCTGGTCCTGCGGTATCCCTTTCTTGAGATACGCCCATTTGCGTGCAATCTTGACGGCTGATTCCACTGCCTCAGATCCGCTCAGCATGGTCGCAATTGAGTCAAACCCGAATTTCTAACGGAATTAGTATTTGCCATCTCAGCAAAGGTTAGCTGGAATTCCATCGTTACTTACTTTAGTGAGCCGCTCTGCGAATCCCACGTACAATGGGCTGATGTAAGCCGTTCCACTTAGCGGCATCTTGTAGACTTGGTCCGCAGCTGCTTTAGCGATCTTGGGATGAGAATAGCCAAAGTTCATGACGGCAAATTGGCCAATGAAGTCTATATATTCCTTGCCATCTACATCGACGACGGTATGACCCTTAGCCGATTCAACAGCAACTGGCAGTGTTGGGAACCCTCCCCTGATTTGCTTGGACCAAGTCTCTACATGGCGCGCAGTTTTCTCAGACAGCACGGGTGTGATGTTGAGTTTGCTGGTAGGTAATCGAGGGCTGGTTGCAGATGGAGCCATGGTGCAAGTTGTCTTGGTACGGCTTGAGCGATTGCATGAAGTTGTCTATTGTTACTGTTAAGGCACCCTAAGTCTTACGGGAGCTATTTATCCATGGCCACTGAGCAGCTGGATCATATCTAATTATCATCTGAATACAGGAGGGATTATGGCTCGCATTTCCCATGTGGGAAAGGTAAGACTCGGAACCCGAAGTGATTCAAAACATCGTCTGAAcgtcatcaagaacagtTTGTGGAACCGGTTCGCAGACCGGAGCAACAGCCGGGAACGATCCCGTCCCTTTCTATTCGTTAAGAAGATTGCGAAAGAGCGGAGAGTTTGCAGCATTACGCCCATTTTGGGATGCGACACGCATCTCCATTTTGGGCTTAAGCTGGTTTCCTGTACCCCACCCGGAGCCTGCAGTAATCGTGGATGATATCTGCCATACAGCTAGGAGGTTTGAGACGCCTTGTTGGCCATTGGAAACAGGTTCAATAATAATTGCCTAGCAGATGCACTCAGAACTCCCATTTGATTCGAATGTCAACTTAAAGCCGGTGCCAAGGTACTGTTCACCAGTGTAAAATATCTTTACCGGCTTAAATTCCGTTTCAAATAGCTATTTGCTAAATTATAGAATGCATTGCTTGAGAGTCCTTAATTCGGATGTTCATATCATTATCCATTCAAGGGAGGTCCCAAGGCCCTTTGGACACCAGGTCGTGATATTCCCTGTCACTGAGACTCCAAATGTCTTCTGTCAAAGACATCATAAGCTCTCTAGAACGATCTGGATATATGGTTATCATCTCATCGTGTTTTTGGCGCACCCATTCACGGTCCAGAGGTACGATAGCCTCTCGTGCAGCCATATAGAACGGAATTCGCAATGAGGAGTCTGGCCCACAGCCCGGAGGGAGTCTATCAATAAGAGAGAAAAGATGCTTTCGGTAAAGTTGAACCCGACTTGACGCTGTGGGATCCATAAATACTCGCCGCACAAGGAGAAGGTGCGCCATCCAGTAAAAGCATGCATTCAGGGTACTTAGATGGTCACCTTGGGAGGGAGGGACAGACAGGGGGCTGTTTGATCGAGCAGCTATATTCAGCGGCATCGGGTACTTTCGTGATCCCCAGTCTCGCATAGTGGTTTCGAGTTGATACGCTTGAGCGAGCCGTACGTCATTCTCCAACTCAACCTCAGTTGCCAATATCGATATATTCgccaaaaaagaaagtacaGGCTGAGGGCAGCCAGTCAGTTCGCGAAAGGACGGCCCAGGTATCTCAGCTTCCTCATGCTGCTGATACAAGATGAAAGATTCGGGTGCGAGGGGCTTCCGGCGCCGCAAGAGAGACATGATGATATCAATCATGGCAAATCGCTGCACTAAGAAGCGAGAATAGAATCCGTCAGGCATCTTGTCGATATATCGTAGTTCAACCACCAGCTTGAATGCATTTCGAAGATGTGTGTCCGTCGTGAGGCTACCAGTCATAACCTCCGAAGCGATGTGAATGAGATATGCTGCAAGGGTAACTTCTCTCAGGGATAAGACTGAAAACGCATGATTCTCTATTGATAAAGACAACTCTTCCGTAGTATTGAAAGTCGGAGAAATCGTTCCATACTCCGCAACGATCTCAAAGCTTGTGACCGACGCTCTTCCAGAGTTTTCAGGTCACCTCTGCAATAGTTGTACATATTTGCAGCTGACACATACAAGAACGTATGTAAGAGTAGCGGATATGAGATGGAGATTCTGCAAAGCTCACGAAACGGATTTCCAGGACTATCAAGAGCTGGAATCCGAGGAGAAGCATCGGTCAGAACTGACAAGACACAATgttaattttagtaaatgGACGACGGagtttaaaaaagcttacaGTAGTTGAATGCGATTTCCTCAGTGCAAGCGGGAaggcttggtgttggcggtGCTAAGCTGTGCTCAAAGGTCTTGGTGGTACCAAATACGGTATCGTTACCTGATTTTGATCTCTCGACTTCATGTTCGCTTTCGATGATCTCTAACAAAGCGTCTCCATCACTTGGGACAGAGTCCAACTGGATACTTGTCGGGTCTGGTATCAATTGCCCGCTTATGCTGTCGCCTATAGCAGGTACATGATCCTCGTATTGGGCGGATAATGTCGTGAGGTCCTGATCCATCACAAATGCGTTGAGCCAGTTGCTGTCAAACTGCACATTTGGAAGGTCGTCGAAATATAAGCTCATGTCGCTGTTCCCTCGAGTCAAACCTTCTAGATCCTGCAGTGAAGGCATTTGCTGGTGTGTAGTGGCAGGACTAATGGAGGTCAGGCGTATGCAAAGCATCTAGAGTTGGTACAGATCTAGAACAAACCCCATCTCGATGTTCAATCTATCCCGAACGTAACTGGTTGTCGTTATCGTAAGACGCCGTGCCCAAGTTTGAGCTTTGACCTTGATCGAGAGTCTGGGCCTCGTTTTGGCATTTGTTCAAGACCTGGCCGCTGTTATCGCTTTGATGTGCATCTTGCCATCGGCCACGCTTACGCTGTTGTCGACCCCTATTCTGGGCCGGTCTTTGCCTCTCGTCTGGAATAACCCTTTTGGTACCTGCGTTGAACGAAACATCAGGAACAACAAACACATCGCCAACGGGCGCCCAACGGAATTCGTTTGTGTAGTCGCAAGTGCGGCCTGACTTTTGGCAGAGTGTACAGACAGGCCGCTTCTCATCGCATTTTCTATGACGCTTCCTGTAACTCAGGCAACCTAGTGAACCGATTAGCCAGGTCACGATGTGTGCAAATGAGACAAAAACAAGGGAACGCTGCCTCAAATAACAGGTCATATAACTGAGATTGAGTGAGGGGGATAGCAAAAGTAAAacaaggatatatatatatatccttctTGTTGAACGCACCTTGTCGTGAGCGAATTTCAGGTCGCTGCATGATAAGACTGCTCTGCAAACAAACGGATTGGGAAAGGTGAGTGGAATTGAAGTTACGGATGAGTGAAGGGCGTTGCGGGGTAAAGAAAGTGACCCGGGATCCCAAAAAGAGTATAACGTAAGAATTCACTAATGCGGTTggtgtactccgtagatatCACGGTATCTAGTGGCTGCGCTGTCTAAAACTTACGGTAGAGATTGGCGAGAATATGCAATTTATTTAGTTCGCTACAACATAGCAGAGCCCAGCGTCGTGCAATAACCGATTATATAAAACGGCAGCTACAGCTTTTGAGTCTGCAATGGCGACAGCCGCTGAACAATGGTCGAAAAATAACTGACCTCTGAACAACCAGAGTCTTAGTGCTGCTCATACACTGTTAACACACTGAACTCATAGAATCATAAACAGAACTGTACTACTAATGATTCCATATCAATCTTTTACCAAGTTTAACATATCCCATAACAGAATCCATTCAGAACTGCCAACAACGATTGCAGAGCCTTCACCAAATTGTTATCTTTTAAATACAGCTTGCGGTGTGTTCACGTGCACCAGTGTTGCCTCGGTAGTCGGCTAATTAATGCACCACCTTGCACGCCAACAACTTGAGCTGCTGACCCGGCATTGAGTCCCTAGTCGCGCTCCGTACCAAGTTTTCGTATCAGCCTTAAAGTTAGTTTTGCCCACTAGTGGCTGCTTCCGAACTCGCAGTCTCTCTACCTTGTCGAATTGTTGTTGCGCTCGAGCCTCGGGTAGATTCCGTGTCGCAAGCTAGACCTAATTTTGAAAAGCGAACTAAGTGGTAGCCTCTTAATGATTTTCGTTCCGCCTGTTTTGCGCATATTACTTTCCACTGCGTCATCATGAGAAGCCATGATCTGATTCCAGTGGCTTCGCTGTTTATATGCTGCGGGATTCCTTCTTGGGTGCAGGGAAGTGATGATTGCTTTGACCTCTTGACAGCCTTTGCCCTATCGCGCAATATAAAACAGCATTCATTTCCAACAACTTTTCACTTTGACCTTATTGTTTAATATATGAGTTGAAATCTGCACTGAAACTTGAATCACTCAACATGGAGGCCAAACAATACAGCAGACCCTCGCAAAAACAAAAGCCACAGCGGCCTACCAACCTGGTGTTAGCACTTCGAGCACTCGTTCTTGGAGTCACAATTGCCGGGATCGTCGTCTCCTCTATCCCTGCCCCGAAGAACTTTATTGCAATTGGAATACTGG
Protein-coding regions in this window:
- a CDS encoding hypothetical protein (EggNog:ENOG41), with the protein product MAPSATSPRLPTSKLNITPVLSEKTARHVETWSKQIRGGFPTLPVAVESAKGHTVVDVDGKEYIDFIGQFAVMNFGYSHPKIAKAAADQVYKMPLSGTAYISPLYVGFAERLTKKFGFDSIATMLSGSEAVESAVKIARKWAYLKKGIPQDQAHVLTFPTNVSFTSPNSQLPVLKLMERRFRTTSPNIGSYAPTSGKLIPFGDLRSFEKVFEEDGERIAALFVEPVQGWAGTIVPPKGYLKGAQGLCRKHNVLLIYDEIQAGYGRTGKDLSFHHEPELEPDMVTMAKGITGGYYPMSFIMGKKHVMDLLSKNEVLSTFGASPIALSAALATLDVLEDEKISERSERLGRVLEKTIKELNPPHVKELRGIALFQSLVLDQSEPGVTPRRVQALAAHHGVLVGIGADRLRFSPPLTITEEDLVKALHVIAQCLEEVTALGDFAGSEFLS